In one Phaenicophaeus curvirostris isolate KB17595 chromosome 19, BPBGC_Pcur_1.0, whole genome shotgun sequence genomic region, the following are encoded:
- the CHMP6 gene encoding charged multivesicular body protein 6, translating to MGNLFGRKRRSRVTEQDKAVLQLKQQRDKLKQYQKRISLNLEKERTLARQLLKEGRKEKAMLLLKKKRYQEQLLDKTENQISNLERMVQDIEFTQIEMKVIEGLKIGNECLNKMHQVMSIEEVERIIGETQDAVEYQRQIDELLAGSLTEEDEDAILEELNAITQEQMELPEVPSEPLPEKIPEASPVKNRPKAELVAAS from the exons ATGGGGAACCTGTTCGGGAGGAAGCGGCGGAGCCGGGTCACCGAGCAGGACAAGGCGGTGCTG CAACTGAAGCAGCAGCGGGACAAGCTGAAGCAGTACCAGAAGCGGATAAGCCTGAACCTGGAGAAGGAGCGAACACTGGccaggcagctgctgaaagagggcaggaaAGA aaaagccATGCTCTTGCTAAAGAAGAAACGCTACCAAGAGCAACTTCTagataaaacagaaaaccaaatcaGCAACTTGGAGCGGATG gtCCAGGATATTGAATTCACCCAGATTGAAATGAAGGTCATCGAGGGTCTGAAAATAGGCAACGAATGTCTGAACAAAATGCACCAG GTTATGTCAATAGAAGAAGTAGAAAGAATAATCGGTGAAACCCAAGACGCTGTGGAGTACCAGAGG CAAATAGATGAGCTACTAGCTGGCAGCTTGActgaggaagatgaagatgcCATTCTAGAAGAGTTAAATGCTATTACTCAG GAACAGATGGAGCTTCCAGAAGTTCCTTCTGAGCCACTCCCAGAAAAGATCCCAG aagcATCACCTGTCAAGAACAGGCCAAAGGCAGAACTGGTGGCAGCATCTTAA